The following coding sequences are from one Paenibacillus sp. JDR-2 window:
- the walK gene encoding cell wall metabolism sensor histidine kinase WalK, translating to MSGRRFFRTIQVKLVIIYLLLILVAMQLIGVYFISTVKASLTDNFTTNMKEQADILSKLAASKLSEKINSDDEADSNSTEDLSLVVRNLFSISGTEVQVLDGNGRVVATSLQVPESYIGKKNTSLAVSRALTGISENEEEIIDENGIRKKIIALPAYNDNDKVVGAVYMVASMDNLYDTVNRVNQIFFSGTLIALGLTGILGILLAHTITSPIQGLTRQAAAVAEGKFDLQVPVLGDDEIGRLSSAFNDMTIRLKEALSVNEEENEKLASILSNMSDGVIAADENGKVIVWNRRSQEMLDVRTCEGCSLPELLGMPVQKYRELQNGREQTVILPRNEEEADMDDEEGILRVTFTPIHRRDKGITGTIAVLQDVTEQEKLEQSRRQFVANVSHELRTPLTTIKSYAEALNDGALDERELSERFVGVIRNETERMIRLVTDLLHLSRLDSNQAPLRRRKTNIHEMLDEVTDRFSFQLRQKSILATIIVDRDLKSAWLDRDQIDQVLDNLISNAIKYTLEGGAIELSAHKQDAATIAISVKDTGIGIPKKDLSRIFDRFYRVDKARSRNMGGTGLGLSIAREIVKAHGGTISLKSELNDGTTVTFTLPVLQEEGETA from the coding sequence ATGAGCGGGCGGAGGTTTTTCCGCACCATCCAAGTTAAGCTAGTCATTATTTATTTGCTGCTCATACTTGTCGCGATGCAGCTCATCGGCGTGTACTTCATCAGTACGGTAAAGGCGTCGTTGACCGATAACTTCACGACCAATATGAAGGAGCAGGCGGATATTCTCTCGAAGCTGGCGGCATCGAAGCTTTCCGAGAAGATCAACAGCGACGACGAAGCCGACAGTAACAGCACGGAGGACCTAAGCCTTGTAGTCCGGAATTTGTTCAGCATTAGCGGTACGGAGGTGCAAGTGCTGGATGGCAACGGGCGGGTTGTAGCAACCTCGCTGCAGGTGCCGGAATCCTACATCGGGAAGAAAAACACATCGCTTGCGGTAAGCCGCGCCTTAACCGGCATTTCAGAAAATGAAGAAGAAATCATCGACGAAAACGGCATCCGGAAGAAAATTATCGCGCTTCCCGCCTACAACGATAACGATAAAGTGGTTGGCGCCGTCTACATGGTAGCGTCCATGGACAACCTGTACGACACGGTCAACCGGGTTAACCAGATCTTTTTCTCAGGTACGCTTATTGCGCTGGGCCTTACCGGTATTCTTGGCATCCTGCTTGCCCATACGATTACAAGTCCGATTCAGGGACTGACCAGGCAGGCCGCAGCCGTAGCGGAAGGGAAGTTTGACCTGCAGGTTCCGGTGCTTGGCGATGACGAGATCGGGCGGTTAAGCTCCGCCTTTAATGATATGACGATTCGGCTGAAGGAGGCACTCTCGGTCAACGAAGAGGAGAATGAGAAGCTCGCCTCCATTCTGTCGAATATGAGCGACGGCGTAATTGCGGCCGACGAGAACGGCAAGGTAATCGTGTGGAACCGCCGCTCGCAGGAGATGCTTGATGTGCGTACCTGCGAGGGCTGCAGTCTGCCCGAGCTGCTTGGCATGCCGGTGCAGAAATACCGGGAGCTGCAGAACGGCCGGGAGCAGACCGTCATATTGCCGCGCAACGAAGAGGAAGCAGATATGGATGACGAGGAAGGCATTCTCCGCGTCACCTTTACGCCGATTCACCGCCGCGACAAAGGGATTACGGGTACGATTGCCGTGCTGCAGGATGTTACGGAGCAGGAAAAGCTCGAGCAGTCGCGCCGCCAGTTCGTCGCGAACGTCTCGCATGAGCTGCGCACGCCGCTCACCACGATCAAGAGTTATGCGGAGGCGCTTAATGACGGGGCGCTGGATGAGCGGGAGCTGTCCGAGCGGTTCGTCGGCGTTATCCGCAACGAGACGGAGCGGATGATCCGCTTGGTTACGGATCTGCTGCATCTGTCGCGCCTCGATTCGAATCAGGCGCCGCTGCGGCGGCGGAAGACCAACATTCACGAGATGCTGGACGAAGTGACGGACCGCTTTTCCTTCCAGCTTCGTCAGAAGTCGATTCTGGCGACGATTATCGTAGACCGCGATCTCAAATCGGCATGGCTTGACCGCGACCAGATTGACCAAGTGCTCGATAATCTTATATCGAATGCCATCAAATATACGCTTGAGGGCGGAGCAATCGAGCTAAGCGCCCATAAGCAGGATGCCGCCACGATTGCGATCAGCGTAAAGGATACGGGGATCGGTATTCCGAAAAAAGATTTATCCCGTATTTTCGACCGTTTTTACCGGGTGGACAAGGCCCGCTCGCGCAACATGGGCGGCACTGGCCTTGGTTTATCCATTGCCCGGGAAATCGTAAAAGCGCATGGCGGCACGATCTCGCTGAAGTCTGAGCTAAACGATGGCACAACGGTGACGTTTACGCTGCCTGTACTGCAAGAGGAAGGTGAGACGGCATGA
- the yycF gene encoding response regulator YycF encodes MHGKILVVDDEQPIADILKFNLEKEGHQVICAFDGGEAVRLAFEEQPDLILLDLMLPVKDGMDVCREVRTRLHMPIIMLTAKDTEIDKVLGLELGADDYVTKPFSTRELLARVKAHLRRQQKTSEAAASSLDNANAGDNGQGAADEKQGLKLFNLFIDTDMYVVYKDGEPLDLTHREYELVYYMARNSGKVMTREHLLQAVWGFEYFGDVRTVDVTIRRLREKIEDDPSRPEYIMTRRGLGYMMRNPKSGGLGYA; translated from the coding sequence ATGCACGGGAAAATTTTAGTGGTCGACGACGAACAGCCCATTGCAGATATATTGAAATTCAACTTGGAGAAAGAAGGGCATCAGGTCATTTGCGCGTTTGACGGCGGCGAGGCGGTTCGCCTCGCGTTCGAAGAGCAGCCGGATCTGATTTTACTTGATTTGATGCTGCCGGTGAAGGATGGCATGGACGTCTGCCGCGAGGTGCGCACGCGTCTGCATATGCCGATTATCATGCTGACAGCAAAGGATACGGAAATAGATAAGGTGCTGGGCCTTGAGCTTGGCGCCGATGATTACGTAACGAAGCCGTTCAGCACGAGAGAGCTGCTGGCCCGCGTCAAAGCCCATTTGCGCAGGCAGCAGAAAACCTCGGAAGCTGCGGCTTCTTCGCTCGACAACGCAAACGCCGGCGACAACGGTCAAGGTGCAGCGGACGAAAAACAGGGTCTTAAACTGTTCAACCTGTTTATTGATACCGATATGTATGTCGTCTATAAGGACGGCGAGCCGCTTGACCTGACTCACCGCGAATATGAGCTTGTCTATTACATGGCGCGCAACAGCGGCAAAGTGATGACACGCGAGCATTTGCTGCAGGCGGTCTGGGGATTTGAATATTTCGGCGATGTGCGTACCGTAGATGTCACGATCCGCCGTCTTCGCGAGAAAATTGAAGATGATCCAAGCCGTCCGGAATATATTATGACCCGGCGGGGCCTTGGTTACATGATGCGCAATCCGAAGTCGGGTGGGCTCGGCTACGCATGA
- a CDS encoding M23 family metallopeptidase, translated as MLTAGVLVVLAAAGIGGTGYVQANTVDYYNVYKDGNMVGSISDPAEVEQLIQQQTEDVKKANPELSMVLDAGEITYSGESGFKADPETEETLSKLKGLLSSHAEGVELVIDGKVAGVVKDQETADAILNRVQSKYAPQLAAAKKQNEVKTLSYSKTEAEKKKTESSSGNKLTGVKFVEEVKTDEVEVDPNKIMDANELYLKLVKGSVKPTKYTVQKGDCIGCIATKFNISEQVIYDNNGWIEQDMIKEGDVLDLTVLQPELTVKTEERQSETITYDAPLEIRKSDSMKLGESKVLTEGKSGKKTLTYRVVKQNGKVVTEELVDSQVVMKPVAEVIIRGTKVILGEGTGHFASPVSGWSLSSKFGQRWGRMHKGIDMTGGKTIMAADNGVIEFVGQKTGYGNCIIVNHKNGYKTLYGHLKSIGVKKGQIVEKGDSLGIMGSTGESTGVHLHFEITKNGVLQNPLKYL; from the coding sequence ATGCTTACAGCAGGAGTGCTGGTAGTCCTAGCAGCAGCCGGTATCGGTGGTACCGGATACGTACAAGCGAATACAGTCGATTATTACAACGTATATAAAGACGGCAATATGGTGGGTTCCATCAGCGATCCCGCTGAGGTTGAGCAGCTGATTCAGCAGCAGACCGAGGATGTAAAAAAAGCAAATCCGGAGCTCAGCATGGTGCTCGACGCCGGAGAGATTACGTACAGCGGGGAAAGCGGTTTTAAAGCGGATCCTGAGACCGAAGAAACGTTAAGCAAGCTGAAAGGTCTGTTGTCATCGCATGCTGAAGGCGTCGAGCTGGTAATTGACGGCAAGGTAGCCGGCGTGGTGAAGGATCAGGAAACGGCTGATGCCATTCTGAACCGGGTGCAGAGCAAATACGCTCCGCAGCTTGCGGCAGCGAAGAAGCAGAACGAAGTGAAGACTTTGTCTTACTCCAAGACAGAGGCTGAGAAGAAGAAGACGGAATCGTCCAGCGGCAACAAGCTGACGGGCGTCAAATTCGTTGAAGAGGTTAAGACAGACGAAGTAGAGGTTGATCCAAACAAGATTATGGACGCTAACGAGCTGTACCTGAAGCTTGTGAAGGGCAGCGTCAAACCAACGAAGTATACGGTTCAGAAAGGCGACTGTATCGGTTGTATTGCCACTAAGTTCAATATCTCCGAGCAGGTGATCTACGATAACAACGGCTGGATCGAGCAGGATATGATCAAAGAGGGCGATGTTCTCGATCTGACCGTGCTTCAGCCGGAACTGACGGTAAAAACGGAGGAACGCCAATCCGAAACGATTACTTACGATGCTCCGTTAGAGATCCGCAAGAGCGACTCCATGAAGCTTGGCGAATCGAAGGTGCTGACGGAAGGCAAGAGCGGCAAGAAGACTCTTACATACCGGGTTGTGAAGCAGAACGGTAAAGTTGTTACGGAAGAGCTCGTAGATAGCCAGGTTGTCATGAAGCCGGTAGCCGAGGTTATCATCCGGGGAACGAAGGTTATTCTTGGCGAAGGTACAGGCCACTTTGCATCACCTGTATCCGGGTGGTCGCTGTCGAGCAAGTTCGGCCAACGCTGGGGACGGATGCATAAAGGCATCGACATGACGGGCGGCAAGACCATTATGGCGGCGGATAACGGTGTTATTGAGTTTGTTGGCCAGAAGACCGGTTACGGCAATTGCATTATCGTGAACCATAAGAATGGCTACAAAACGTTATACGGACATCTGAAGTCCATCGGCGTGAAGAAAGGCCAGATTGTCGAAAAAGGTGACAGTCTGGGCATTATGGGCAGCACCGGCGAATCGACCGGCGTGCATTTGCATTTTGAAATTACGAAAAACGGCGTACTGCAAAATCCGTTGAAGTACTTATAA
- a CDS encoding adenylosuccinate synthase encodes MSTVVVVGTQWGDEGKGKITDYLADGADVVARYQGGNNAGHTILIDNKKYKLTMIPSGIFNQNKICVIGNGMVINPQALIDEINYIHDNGFSSENLKISDRAHVIMPYHLVLDGLEEDRKGDNKIGTTRKGIGPCYMDKAARNGIRIADLLDAEEFTEKTRRLVAEKNQVIQQVYGGEPLDAETIIAEYLGYAETLRPYVTDTSVVLNDAIDENRKVLFEGAQGVMLDIDQGTYPFVTSSNPSAGGVCIGSGVGPSKIQQVIGVAKAYTTRVGDGPFPTEQINEIGDLIRDKGHEYGTVTGRPRRVGWFDSVVVRHARRVSGITGLSLNSLDVLSGLETVKICTAYKYRGEVIEHYPASLKMLAECEAVYEEMPGWSEDITGAKTLEDLPVNTLNYLNRVSELTGIPIAIFSVGRNREQTNIVRPIYE; translated from the coding sequence ATGTCTACGGTTGTTGTTGTCGGTACGCAGTGGGGAGACGAAGGGAAAGGCAAAATTACCGATTACTTGGCGGACGGAGCCGACGTCGTCGCTCGCTATCAAGGTGGTAACAATGCCGGACACACTATTCTCATTGACAACAAAAAGTATAAATTAACGATGATTCCATCGGGTATTTTTAATCAAAATAAAATTTGCGTCATCGGCAACGGGATGGTTATCAACCCGCAAGCGCTGATCGACGAAATTAACTATATTCATGACAATGGGTTCTCGAGCGAAAATCTGAAAATCAGTGACCGCGCCCATGTCATTATGCCTTACCATCTCGTGCTGGACGGTCTGGAAGAGGACCGCAAGGGCGATAACAAAATCGGTACAACACGCAAAGGCATCGGCCCATGCTACATGGACAAAGCTGCGCGTAACGGTATCCGTATTGCCGACCTTCTGGATGCGGAAGAGTTCACGGAAAAAACGCGCCGCCTCGTAGCGGAGAAAAACCAAGTGATCCAGCAAGTATACGGCGGAGAGCCGCTTGATGCCGAAACGATCATTGCGGAATACTTAGGCTACGCTGAGACGCTTCGTCCTTACGTAACGGATACTTCGGTTGTTCTGAACGATGCGATCGACGAGAATCGTAAAGTGCTGTTTGAAGGCGCGCAAGGCGTTATGCTTGATATTGACCAAGGTACTTATCCATTCGTTACTTCTTCCAACCCATCGGCTGGCGGCGTGTGTATCGGTTCCGGCGTAGGTCCTTCGAAGATCCAGCAGGTTATCGGTGTAGCGAAAGCTTACACAACGCGTGTTGGCGATGGCCCGTTCCCAACGGAGCAAATTAACGAAATCGGCGATCTGATCCGCGACAAAGGCCATGAATACGGCACGGTTACCGGCCGTCCGCGCCGCGTTGGCTGGTTCGACAGCGTTGTTGTCCGCCATGCACGCCGCGTCAGCGGTATTACAGGTTTGTCCCTTAACTCCCTGGACGTACTGAGCGGCCTTGAGACCGTGAAGATCTGTACGGCTTATAAATACCGCGGTGAAGTAATCGAGCACTATCCGGCAAGCCTCAAGATGCTTGCGGAATGCGAAGCGGTATACGAAGAAATGCCAGGCTGGAGCGAAGATATTACAGGCGCAAAAACACTGGAAGATCTTCCGGTTAACACGTTGAACTACCTGAACCGCGTATCCGAGTTGACAGGTATTCCGATTGCCATCTTCTCGGTTGGACGCAACCGTGAACAAACGAACATCGTTCGTCCAATCTACGAATAG
- the dnaB gene encoding replicative DNA helicase, translating to MSMSSTELMFDRVPPQNLEAEQAVIGAILLQSEALITAMERLRSEDFYSVPHQQIYEAMVELGESGQPVDLITLTAYLQDRQLIEEIGGVSYLAKLASAVPTAANVDYYAQIVEEKSMLRRLIRTATNIVSDGYASTDEVSILLGDAERKILEISNRRSSSGFISIRDVLMEVFEKVETLYNQKGAGTTGIPSGFVDLDKMTAGFQRSDLIIIAARPSVGKTAFALNIAQNVGVRARETVAIFSLEMSAAQLVQRMVCAESNVDATRMRTGQLEGDDWEKLTMAIGALSEANVFIDDTPGITVADIRAKCRRLKKEKGLGMILIDYLQLIQGRGKAGENRQQEVSEISRTLKQIARELEVPVIALSQLSRGVEQRQDKRPMMSDLRESGSIEQDADIVGFLYRDDYYDKESEKKNIIEIILAKQRNGPVGTVELVFLKQFNKFVSLDRTHDDPSQAS from the coding sequence ATGAGCATGAGTAGTACGGAGCTGATGTTTGATCGGGTGCCGCCGCAAAACCTGGAGGCGGAGCAGGCCGTAATCGGCGCGATCCTGCTTCAATCGGAGGCGCTGATCACCGCGATGGAGCGGCTGCGCAGCGAAGACTTTTATAGCGTTCCCCATCAACAAATATACGAAGCGATGGTTGAGCTCGGGGAGAGCGGGCAGCCGGTCGATCTGATCACGCTAACCGCTTATCTGCAGGATAGACAGCTGATCGAAGAGATTGGCGGCGTCTCGTATTTGGCCAAGCTGGCAAGCGCCGTGCCAACGGCGGCAAACGTCGATTACTACGCTCAAATCGTAGAAGAGAAATCGATGCTGCGCCGTTTGATCCGGACGGCCACCAATATCGTGTCGGACGGTTACGCAAGCACGGATGAAGTCAGTATTCTTCTGGGCGATGCGGAGCGTAAGATTCTGGAGATCTCGAACCGCCGTTCAAGCAGCGGCTTTATCTCTATCCGCGACGTTCTGATGGAAGTATTCGAGAAGGTCGAGACGCTCTACAATCAGAAGGGCGCAGGAACAACCGGTATTCCTTCCGGATTCGTCGACTTGGACAAAATGACGGCAGGCTTCCAGCGCAGTGACTTGATCATTATTGCGGCCCGTCCTTCCGTAGGTAAAACGGCGTTCGCGCTGAACATTGCCCAGAACGTCGGCGTCCGCGCCCGCGAGACAGTCGCCATCTTCTCGCTAGAGATGTCCGCGGCGCAGCTCGTTCAGCGTATGGTCTGCGCCGAGTCGAACGTAGATGCGACCCGGATGCGTACCGGTCAGCTCGAGGGCGACGATTGGGAGAAACTGACGATGGCGATTGGCGCCTTGTCGGAAGCTAATGTATTTATAGATGATACGCCGGGCATTACGGTTGCCGATATCCGCGCGAAATGCCGTCGCCTTAAAAAGGAAAAAGGTCTTGGCATGATTCTTATCGATTACTTGCAGCTCATTCAAGGCCGCGGTAAAGCGGGCGAGAACCGTCAGCAGGAAGTATCCGAGATTTCACGTACGCTGAAACAGATCGCCCGTGAGCTGGAAGTGCCGGTTATCGCCCTGTCGCAGCTCAGCCGTGGTGTCGAGCAGCGTCAGGACAAGCGTCCGATGATGTCTGACCTTCGTGAATCGGGTTCGATCGAGCAGGACGCCGACATCGTAGGGTTCCTGTACCGTGACGATTACTACGACAAGGAATCCGAGAAGAAGAACATCATCGAGATCATTCTTGCCAAACAGCGTAACGGCCCGGTCGGTACGGTCGAACTGGTCTTCCTTAAGCAATTCAATAAATTCGTAAGCTTAGACAGGACCCACGACGACCCGTCGCAGGCATCATAA
- the rplI gene encoding 50S ribosomal protein L9 gives MKVIFLKDVKGQGKKGDVKELSEGYVRNFLLPQGLAKLASDGNLKTLEVQNASEEKRKAKEKADAVELGKKLEELKVVIKAKAGEGGRLFGAITSKQIAEALAAQAGVKIDKRKIELEDAIRTLGVTQVPVKLHVDVKSKLNVHVTEE, from the coding sequence ATGAAGGTTATATTCTTAAAAGACGTTAAAGGTCAAGGTAAAAAGGGCGATGTGAAGGAACTGTCGGAAGGTTACGTACGCAACTTCCTGCTGCCGCAAGGACTTGCGAAGCTGGCGTCTGACGGCAACCTGAAGACGCTGGAAGTGCAGAATGCTTCGGAAGAGAAACGCAAAGCGAAGGAAAAAGCGGATGCGGTTGAGCTCGGCAAGAAGCTGGAAGAGCTGAAGGTAGTTATCAAGGCCAAAGCAGGCGAAGGCGGCCGATTGTTCGGCGCTATTACAAGCAAGCAAATTGCGGAGGCACTGGCTGCCCAGGCAGGCGTTAAAATCGACAAGCGCAAAATCGAGCTGGAAGACGCAATCCGTACCCTTGGCGTTACCCAAGTACCGGTGAAGCTTCATGTGGATGTAAAATCGAAGCTTAACGTTCATGTTACCGAAGAATAA
- a CDS encoding DHH family phosphoesterase — protein sequence MPKFLVTRWHGMHQVWSIALMVLMTVVLTWFWWVLGLIALLLTIAAAVYTVLAERAFRKDLRSYLGTLSYRVKKVGNDVIGELPFGVILYNEDRTVEWHNPYIAQIAGEESVIGMPLTELFPALQQVKDKEGTVEATVDGHVYQLLFKQKERILYVQDITLLWQLSKRYDEEKLAMGVVMIDSLEEVTQGMDDHQRSSLQSKVTTEITEWAQRYQLYLKRVTSDRFLLITDQKTLRQLEQSRFVILDEVREMTADQKIPITLSIGFAAGAESIVELGQWAQSSLDIALGRGGDQASVKVGGRQSFYGGKTNAVEKRTRVRARVVAHALRDLIKESGNVVIMGHKMPDMDAIGAAIGILKAALMFGKEAYIVLEGINPAIQKMMEMLREDEKFTKRFITPEQALGITDGRTLAVVVDTHKASMVKEPRILAQTNKIVVVDHHRRGEEFISNAILVYMEPYASSTCELVTELLQYIHDRVLLDVREATALLAGITVDTKNFSLRTGARTFDAASFLRRNGADSTMIQRMLKEDLEEYVRKAEIIKHAEVYYDHVAIAVTEPGRKVAQLLIAQSADTLLNMTDIYASFVIGERPDGLIGISARSLGHMNVQVVMERMGGGGHLTNAAAQLEGTVQEVAAKLKNVLAQIEAEEGLFE from the coding sequence ATGCCGAAGTTTCTTGTCACGCGATGGCATGGCATGCATCAGGTCTGGTCTATCGCATTAATGGTTCTTATGACCGTTGTGCTCACCTGGTTTTGGTGGGTGCTGGGGCTTATCGCGCTTCTTCTCACAATAGCCGCGGCGGTCTATACGGTCCTTGCGGAACGGGCATTCCGCAAGGATTTGAGGTCGTATCTCGGGACGTTATCCTACCGGGTGAAAAAGGTCGGCAATGACGTCATCGGCGAGCTTCCGTTTGGCGTTATTTTGTATAACGAAGACCGTACGGTAGAATGGCATAATCCATACATTGCGCAAATCGCGGGTGAGGAATCGGTGATCGGGATGCCGCTCACCGAGTTGTTCCCGGCGCTGCAGCAGGTTAAGGACAAGGAAGGAACCGTTGAAGCAACGGTTGACGGACATGTCTACCAGCTGCTCTTCAAGCAGAAGGAGCGCATTCTGTATGTGCAGGACATTACGCTCCTCTGGCAGCTCAGCAAACGATACGATGAAGAGAAGCTCGCAATGGGCGTCGTTATGATCGACAGCCTGGAGGAAGTTACGCAAGGGATGGACGACCATCAGCGGAGCTCCCTCCAGTCGAAGGTGACGACCGAGATTACCGAGTGGGCGCAGCGATATCAGCTGTACCTGAAGCGGGTAACCTCGGACAGGTTTCTTCTAATTACGGATCAGAAGACGCTGAGGCAGCTGGAGCAGTCGCGGTTTGTCATTTTGGATGAAGTACGGGAGATGACCGCCGATCAGAAAATACCGATTACGCTCAGTATCGGCTTCGCGGCCGGAGCGGAAAGCATAGTCGAGCTTGGCCAATGGGCGCAGTCCAGTCTGGATATTGCCCTTGGACGCGGCGGCGACCAGGCTTCGGTGAAGGTTGGCGGGCGCCAGTCGTTCTACGGAGGCAAGACAAATGCGGTGGAGAAACGCACCCGTGTCCGCGCCCGCGTCGTTGCGCATGCGCTTCGAGATTTGATCAAGGAGAGCGGCAACGTCGTCATCATGGGTCATAAGATGCCGGATATGGATGCGATAGGCGCGGCAATTGGCATTCTGAAAGCGGCTCTGATGTTTGGCAAGGAAGCCTATATCGTGCTCGAAGGCATTAATCCTGCGATTCAGAAGATGATGGAAATGCTGCGCGAGGACGAGAAGTTCACGAAGCGGTTCATTACGCCGGAGCAGGCGCTTGGCATCACGGACGGCCGGACGCTGGCCGTTGTGGTTGATACGCATAAAGCATCGATGGTCAAAGAGCCGCGCATCCTGGCGCAGACAAATAAAATTGTAGTGGTTGACCACCACCGCCGCGGCGAGGAATTTATCTCGAACGCGATCCTGGTCTATATGGAGCCTTACGCCTCCTCAACCTGCGAGCTTGTCACCGAGCTGCTGCAGTATATTCACGACCGGGTGCTGCTGGATGTACGCGAGGCGACAGCGCTTCTGGCGGGCATTACGGTAGATACGAAGAACTTCTCGCTCCGGACGGGGGCCCGCACTTTTGATGCGGCATCGTTCCTGCGCCGTAACGGCGCAGATTCGACCATGATCCAACGGATGCTGAAGGAGGATCTTGAGGAGTATGTACGCAAGGCGGAGATTATCAAGCATGCCGAAGTGTACTACGATCATGTAGCCATTGCGGTGACGGAGCCGGGCCGGAAGGTGGCTCAGCTGCTGATCGCGCAATCGGCGGATACGCTGCTTAACATGACGGATATTTATGCCTCGTTTGTTATTGGGGAAAGGCCGGATGGACTTATCGGCATAAGCGCCCGATCGCTAGGGCATATGAATGTACAAGTCGTGATGGAACGAATGGGCGGCGGAGGCCACTTGACGAACGCGGCGGCTCAACTAGAGGGCACCGTGCAGGAAGTGGCGGCCAAGCTCAAGAATGTACTCGCACAAATCGAAGCGGAAGAGGGGTTATTCGAATGA
- a CDS encoding DUF2232 domain-containing protein, translated as MKAVLWSGASLLLILSLAVPVFNMLTIMLLMVPYVILYTTLSTRSFLLHLVPVWIIAAVILGPSVLIIALFFLIPAMVMGQMYRKKASAPYILRRTTLTILFCLLAELLIFEGVLNQSFIEQIGEFVRSLVTDLDSEHVLPKEWNSDYTESIIKIMIHSIPQAIILISFVYAVVTQYFARKALASSIEDIPTMPKAKDWMLPRIMVFYYLVVYILQMFADSTSSSFYSVALMNVVPLMKYAFTIQAIGFFFYIAHQRRWNKAVPVIIAIPLLIFPPLSLIGVLDAAFPIRKSFSKSS; from the coding sequence ATGAAAGCAGTTCTATGGAGCGGTGCGTCTCTGCTTCTTATTTTGTCATTAGCAGTACCTGTGTTTAATATGCTGACCATCATGCTGCTGATGGTGCCTTACGTTATTTTGTATACGACGCTGTCAACCCGGTCCTTTTTACTGCATCTTGTACCGGTATGGATTATCGCGGCAGTTATACTTGGGCCGTCGGTTCTTATTATCGCGTTATTCTTCCTGATCCCCGCTATGGTGATGGGGCAGATGTACCGGAAAAAGGCTTCAGCACCGTATATATTAAGGCGGACGACGCTGACGATTCTGTTCTGTCTGCTGGCAGAGCTGCTTATTTTCGAAGGGGTCCTGAACCAATCGTTTATTGAGCAAATCGGTGAATTTGTCCGCAGCTTGGTGACTGACCTCGACTCGGAGCATGTGCTTCCGAAAGAGTGGAACAGCGACTACACGGAATCCATCATCAAGATTATGATCCATTCGATTCCGCAGGCGATCATCCTGATCTCTTTCGTGTATGCGGTCGTAACGCAATATTTTGCGCGCAAGGCGCTGGCGTCTTCCATCGAGGATATTCCTACCATGCCTAAGGCAAAGGACTGGATGCTTCCGCGCATTATGGTCTTTTACTACCTGGTTGTTTATATCCTGCAGATGTTTGCAGACAGTACCAGCAGTTCCTTCTATTCCGTAGCGCTTATGAATGTGGTGCCGCTTATGAAGTATGCGTTCACGATTCAGGCAATCGGATTCTTCTTCTACATCGCGCATCAGCGGAGATGGAATAAGGCGGTTCCGGTTATTATCGCAATTCCGCTTCTTATCTTCCCGCCGCTAAGCTTGATTGGCGTACTTGATGCCGCTTTTCCGATCCGTAAGTCGTTTTCGAAATCATCATAA